One window from the genome of Amphiprion ocellaris isolate individual 3 ecotype Okinawa chromosome 23, ASM2253959v1, whole genome shotgun sequence encodes:
- the LOC111562543 gene encoding uncharacterized protein LOC111562543, which yields MNLLSLANNSVVIIGLKFKNPLFLSCWISVSLSEILTVEVQPGEEVTLMCNNFSSSPSNIFWYRLTSGASVSCISYITSSDKALLCDGFQNRNFIMTSNITNLFLNIKSVDVSDSGLYFCGCCKEGFSALVSPTYLKVQGKIAVKCFVSFNLYRNLYHFQLISHKSQHKKHNLFSFFVILGGVTIVLVMVIIGLVATIRKLHAGILMFLFKIHM from the exons ATGAACCTACTAAGCCTGGCAAACAACTCAGTAGTTATTATTGGCCTG AAGTTCAAGAATccattgtttctttcatgttGGATCTCTGTCTCACTTTCTGAGATTCTCACTGTGGAGGTTCAGCCTGGTGAAGAAGTCACATTGATGTGCAACAACTTTAGCAGCTCTCCCTCTAACATATTCTGGTACAGACTGACCAGTGGAGCCAGCGTCAGCTGTATCTCATATATAACCAGCTCAGACAAAGCTTTGCTCTGTGATGGATTTCAAAACAGGAACTTTATAATGACATCCAACATCACAAACCTCTTCCTGAACATCAAAAGTGTGGATGTATCTGACTCTGGGTTGTACTTCTGTGGATGTTGTAAAGAAGGTTTCTCAGCACTGGTCAGTCCAACATATTTGAAAGTTCAAGGTAAAATTGCTGTCAAgtgctttgtgtcttttaatcTTTATCGAAAtctgtatcactttcaactTATAAGTCACAAAAGTCAACATAAAAAgcataatttattttctttctt TGTGATCCTGGGCGGTGTAACTATTGTCCTTGTGATGGTCATCATTGGTCTGGTTGCCACAATCAGGAAATTGCATGCaggtattttaatgtttttattcaaaattcaCATGTAA